Below is a window of Leptospira sp. WS4.C2 DNA.
AATGTGACGCTGAACGGTTGATAGGTTCTTATCTTTGTGAAGACATTAAGAAAAAAACCTGTGGTACAAAATAAGGATCATTTTGGCATTGTTTTCAATTTTAAGTTTTTTAGTTCCCAAATCTATCGATTGTAGCGGAAATCTCTGTATACAAAGAAGGAATGTTCCGAAGATTCATTGGGTTTTCCCTAAAATTATCTTGCATATTCACAATTTGTCTCAAATTCTTATGCCGTTCTGAATGCTAGAATTTCAGGACTTGATAGCCAATGTGCTTCTGACGTAAACAAACCTTCTAGTAGTACTAGCACTTACAAAGCACTCGTTGCCGATGGTACAAATCGTATTGCTTGTGCATCAGCCAATTGTGCCACTGGTGGTACGGCAGAACAAACGGACTGGGTTCTCAAACCGAATAAAGAATACAGAAGGACTGATGGGTTCATCGTGATTGGTACGACAACTTCAAGTGGAATCTTTACTGCAGATCTGACGAATGAGGTCTCAACCACAGTCAGTGGGACATCGACAATTGCTACTGGTTTGAGTGCAAATTGGACAAACAGTGCCAATGATTGTTCCAATTTTACTGATAGCGCAGGAAATGTTTCCAATGGAAATCACCTTAATAAAACCATAGGAACTTTTCTAGCAGTGGGTAATGCCGGATGTGCCAACAACAGTTGGAAACTGGTTTGTGTGGAACAGTAAAAGTTTCGTAGAACTTTGCAAGGTAAGTTTGGTCTGGAACGTTTCGAAAGACAAAACTGTAAAGGATGTATGAGTACACTCAACAAAGGTATGAGAAGGTCAGATAGGTAACAAAAGAGACAACTCACATGGGTAATACCTACATTGTGTATCGGAGGAAAATCCGATGCCTTGGAAGGAAACCAAAGTGATAGAAGAAAGAATCAAGTTTATAGCAGCTGTTAAAAGTGGTCAGTGGTGTTTTGCTGATCTTTGCCGAGACTTTAATATATCGAGAAAGACTGGCTATAAGTATCTAAAGAACTACGAGTCGGAAGGTATCGACGGACTCAAAGATAAATCTAGAAAAAGAATCACACAGTCCAATGAAACTTCAGAGAAAATCGTTCACCTAATCGTATCGTTACGTGAAGACCATCCGTCTTGGGGTCCCAAAAAACTCCGTCCCATACTCAAAGCAAAGTTTCATCGTATGAAGCAGATTCCAAGTGAAACCACAATCGGAAACATTCTTCGCAAAAAAGGCTTAGTCAAACCTAAGAAAAAAAGACCAAGAGTGCCACAGTCTCTATTTCCTTTTTCTGATGTAGTCGCTCCTAATGATGTCTGGTGTGTTGACTTTAAAGGCCATTTTACTGTAGGAAACGGGCATCGTTGTGATCCATTAACGATAACCGATGCGCATAGTCGTTATCTACTAGCCTGTGAAATCTTAAACAAAACGAATGTAGAGCATACAAAAGCCGTATTTGAAAGGGTTTTTAAAGAATATGGACTACCACAGGCAATCAAATCAGATAATGGATCACCTTTTGCAAGTAAGGCCATTGGCGGCTTAACTAGTCTTTCTATATGGTGGTTGAAATTAGGGATCCGACCGGAACGCATTGAACCAGGGAAACCATCTCAGAATGGTCGTCATGAGAGAATGCACAGAACACTCAAAGAAGAAACCGCATTACCTCCAAGATCTAGTTTGGATGCACAACAGACCGCCTTTGATTCATTCCGTGATGAATTTAACAAGGTAAGACCACATGAAGCATTGGGTTTTCTGACACCTGCAAAAGTTTATAAATCTTCGAAAAGGACATTTCCCAAAAAGATTCTAGAAGTAGCTTATCCCACACATATTGTTACCGATAAAGTTCATGAAAGTGGTTTTGCGCAGTACGGGCCCCATCGTGTGTTCTTTGGGAATCCTTTCATTGGAGAGGTAGTTGGCTTTGAAGAAATCTCTGATCGGCATTGTCGTCTTTACTTTGCGAATGCGATTCTTGGAATTTTGGATTTGTATACGAGTAAAGTCTTGAAATACCAGAGGCTATTGTATAGAATTGACTAGTAAAAGTGTAACCCATGTGAGTGATCTAAAGTGTTACCGATGTGCCTTTCCATACACAAATTGGAACCACTAATGCGACATAAGATCAATTATGGGAAGTAACATATTGCTTCATAATTAATAGTATTCCAAATCAAAATAATGCTTCAAAAGTAAAAGTATTCATAACTCTTTGGGACCCAATTGCGCCTCGCGATTGGATTCTTAATCGAAATCTAATCTGAAAAGCGATCCTGCTCTTCGCTCCAATCTTTCGCACTTGCGAAAGGATTTACGCTGCGATCGGTGGCAGGACTCTATCGGATGATATAGATTTCAAGAAGGTCCATTGTGCAGAATACTTTATCTTGTGTTGTAGTATTTAGGAAAAAAACGATTAGAGTAACAGTTCTAGGAAGGGAATTCCAAAATATGAACAAACTAAAATAAAAAGTTAGGAATGGGAAGTAGGAGTTGCCAGATAAGTGAATTTCTGTTAGGTGTAATTTTCGAAAAGCCCACTAGCCCGCCTCCACCACCCAATTCAGGGTGGGGGCTACCAAGTTATAATGCGACATAGTCCAATTATGTTTATTTCTTCGAGCTATCGCCCACTCGTTTTTGAATCACCTCATTCAGCACTTCTACAAGCTCCTGAAACTCATCTCCCTTCCGAATCCGAATGGTCTCAATAGGTTCGCCCGAAGCCATACGTTGCAAAGAACGTTTGATGCTAAACACAGGGCCCGCCATCTTATGGGATTTAAAGACCGAAAAAACTGTAATCAAAAGCAAATACAAAACGGAAAGTGTCACCACGGCATCAAATTGGATGGTATACATATTCAATTGGTGGTCATAGTTCGGAAGGTAAATCTCCCTCGGAACAAATTTGTCTTTTACTTCACCCGGTGCCGCATCCTCATTTTCCACTTTCCAATACACTGTTTGCGCATCTTGGCGAAGGCGAAACACTGCGCCACCATCATACTTAGCCTGGTTCAGCCAATAGAGAAAACCCAAAGTCACAAGAACCCCAGATATAAACAAAAGAGAATAATGAGCTAAAAACTTTAACTGGAATTCCTTATCGATGAGATAGTGAAAGCGAAAGGTCTTTTTATGATTTTGCGGCATGGCTTCCTTTAAGGTGTTCCCCTAGGTTATTGGAGATGAGCCTCTCAGAAAAAGACAAAATTGTCAAAAACTTATAGAGATTAACGGATTTTTTCTGTTTCTAGAATCTTTTGGATCGGGATTTCGATAAGACCTTCCAATCCCTGGAAGTGAAGATGTGTTTCCGACTGACCAAGGATCACTCCTCGGTATTCCGTTCCATCTTCCAATCTTACAAGTTCTAATCTAGCATGTTCTTCATATAGCATTGATTCGCGTGCCAAAATAGTTTGTGTTTGGAAGGCTTTGAGTTCCTTATCTTCTTTCGGATTTACAGGAGAAGCAATTACTGGGAATGTTTCGCCTAATTTTACCACTGTTTGTTGTTTCGAAGTTAAGATGAGATCCCCAACTGCGACAGAACCTTCGCGCACTGCCACCACTTCGGATTTCCCATCAAATTGAACGCTAAAAACAGTTCCTCTAACTTGTGTAAGATGTTCTCCAGCTTGGACAACAAACTGACTGTCCTTAGAAAGTTTGGAGACAGAGGCAAACAACTTCCCTTTTTTTACGGAGAACTTTTGCGATTGAGCCTCATTGGTTTTTTCAATCACATCCAAAACCACTTCTGAATTAGGAGTAATTCGCATCCAAGAACCAGTTTCAAAATCCAAATCGATTTGAGACGAACCTTCTGTAATAATCACATCCCCCGATGCCAATTGGTATTTTTTCACCAGTGGGACAGGGCTAGAACTCCCTTGTGGTTGGACAGCAACCTTTCCTTTCACAGAGGAGACTAGAACCTTCAATGGAGAAACCACCTCTACGGTTTTTTTAACGGAAGGGGCGACCGCTAATTCGGACTGTTTTGTTTGGGATGATGGATTTAAGAAAAAAACAAAAAATAAAGCCGCAGCAAGTGAAAGAGTCGAACCGCCAACAAAGGCAAGACCAACAGGTTTTCTGAAAAAAGAAACAATATTAGATGAAGGAACTTGGCCTGGATTGTATTCGAACTGGATGTTTCGTTTCGATACAGTCTCCCAAGAAGGGAATTCTCTGGACTCTGTAACCTTTGCGGGTTTACGTAGGAGTTCTTCCCATTTAGCGA
It encodes the following:
- a CDS encoding FecR domain-containing protein, producing the protein MNEFDKQHTIAKWEELLRKPAKVTESREFPSWETVSKRNIQFEYNPGQVPSSNIVSFFRKPVGLAFVGGSTLSLAAALFFVFFLNPSSQTKQSELAVAPSVKKTVEVVSPLKVLVSSVKGKVAVQPQGSSSPVPLVKKYQLASGDVIITEGSSQIDLDFETGSWMRITPNSEVVLDVIEKTNEAQSQKFSVKKGKLFASVSKLSKDSQFVVQAGEHLTQVRGTVFSVQFDGKSEVVAVREGSVAVGDLILTSKQQTVVKLGETFPVIASPVNPKEDKELKAFQTQTILARESMLYEEHARLELVRLEDGTEYRGVILGQSETHLHFQGLEGLIEIPIQKILETEKIR
- a CDS encoding DUF1554 domain-containing protein; translation: MSGLDSQCASDVNKPSSSTSTYKALVADGTNRIACASANCATGGTAEQTDWVLKPNKEYRRTDGFIVIGTTTSSGIFTADLTNEVSTTVSGTSTIATGLSANWTNSANDCSNFTDSAGNVSNGNHLNKTIGTFLAVGNAGCANNSWKLVCVEQ
- a CDS encoding integrase core domain-containing protein, which codes for MPWKETKVIEERIKFIAAVKSGQWCFADLCRDFNISRKTGYKYLKNYESEGIDGLKDKSRKRITQSNETSEKIVHLIVSLREDHPSWGPKKLRPILKAKFHRMKQIPSETTIGNILRKKGLVKPKKKRPRVPQSLFPFSDVVAPNDVWCVDFKGHFTVGNGHRCDPLTITDAHSRYLLACEILNKTNVEHTKAVFERVFKEYGLPQAIKSDNGSPFASKAIGGLTSLSIWWLKLGIRPERIEPGKPSQNGRHERMHRTLKEETALPPRSSLDAQQTAFDSFRDEFNKVRPHEALGFLTPAKVYKSSKRTFPKKILEVAYPTHIVTDKVHESGFAQYGPHRVFFGNPFIGEVVGFEEISDRHCRLYFANAILGILDLYTSKVLKYQRLLYRID